Proteins from a genomic interval of Musa acuminata AAA Group cultivar baxijiao chromosome BXJ1-9, Cavendish_Baxijiao_AAA, whole genome shotgun sequence:
- the LOC135593455 gene encoding fasciclin-like arabinogalactan protein 2, giving the protein MQRAVPLLAASLLLLAAAATFPVARGHNITKILAQHPEFSTFNHYLSATHLANEINRRLTITVLAVDNAGMSDLLAKHLSLLTLRNVLSLHILSDYYSSRKLHQLSRGSTISSSVFQSSGHAPGTTGYINITDHRRGKVTFITEDAGGAPPAVLVKSLKEIPYNISILQISTILSSPEAEAPVAAPAPVNLTVLLAKKGCKAFADLLLASPDVLQIFEDNLDVGLTVFCPSDGAVRAFGPKYKNLTADGKASLLLYHGVPAYYSPQLLKTNNGFFTTLATTSRNKNFHYTVRTDGDAITVKTRVVTATITSTILDQDPDAVYAINKVLQPRELFKIPEVVEADAPAPASKKSKHAAAGPEESPADEEASDNSALSLSAAGRWLTAAMAATLAAAVIVVV; this is encoded by the coding sequence ATGCAGCGAGCTGTTCCTCTCCTTGCCGCTTCTCTCCTGCTGTTGGCCGCTGCTGCTACCTTTCCGGTGGCACGCGGCCACAACATAACCAAGATCCTGGCGCAGCACCCGGAATTCTCCACCTTCAACCACTACCTGTCCGCCACCCACCTAGCCAACGAGATCAACCGCCGCCTCACCATCACGGTGCTCGCCGTCGACAACGCCGGCATGTCCGACCTCCTCGCCAAGCACCTCTCCCTCCTCACCCTCCGCAACGTCCTCTCCCTCCACATCCTCAGCGACTACTACAGCTCCAGGAAGCTCCACCAGCTCAGCAGGGgctccaccatctcctcctccgtCTTCCAGTCCTCTGGCCACGCCCCCGGCACTACCGGCTACATCAACATCACCGACCACCGCCGGGGAAAGGTCACCTTCATCACCGAGGACGCCGGCGGCGCCCCGCCTGCTGTCTTGGTTAAGTCCTTGAAGGAGATCCCCTACAACATCTCCATCCTGCAGATAAGCACCATCCTCAGCTCCCCCGAGGCGGAGGCCCCCGTGGCGGCGCCCGCCCCCGTCAACCTCACCGTGCTCCTGGCCAAGAAGGGCTGCAAGGCCTTCGCCGATCTGCTACTAGCCAGCCCGGACGTCCTTCAGATCTTCGAGGACAACCTCGACGTCGGGCTCACGGTCTTCTGCCCCAGTGATGGCGCCGTCAGGGCCTTCGGCCCCAAGTACAAAAACCTCACTGCCGACGGTAAGGCCTCCCTCCTCCTCTACCACGGCGTGCCGGCGTACTACTCTCCCCAGCTCCTCAAAACCAACAACGGCTTCTTCACTACCCTCGCCACCACCAGCCGCAACAAGAACTTCCACTACACCGTGCGGACCGACGGCGACGCCATCACGGTCAAGACCCGAGTTGTCACCGCCACCATCACCTCCACAATCCTCGACCAGGATCCTGACGCAGTCTACGCTATCAACAAGGTGCTCCAGCCCCGGGAGCTGTTCAAGATCCCCGAGGTCGTCGAGGCCGACGCTCCCGCCCCGGCTTCCAAGAAGTCCAAGCACGCCGCGGCAGGCCCCGAGGAGTCACCTGCGGACGAAGAGGCGTCGGACAACTCTGCTCTCAGTCTCAGCGCCGCCGGAAGGTGGCTCACCGCCGCCATGGCTGCCACTTTGGCGGCAGCAGTCATAGTCGTCGTCTGA